The Desulfovibrio sp. TomC region CCTTTCCCCTCGTTGTCAGCGACGCGCTCCTCCCGGCGCGCCCAAACCGGAAGATGGGGCATGTATGCGCAAGGCTAGCGTCAACACCATTCTCACCCTGCTCGTGGCCTTCTTCGTCACTGCCGCCATCGTCATCCTGGTTGTCTACGTCTCGCGCACCTCGTTCTCCATGGCCTCAGGGCTCCAGGAAAACGCCCTGGCCCAGTTGGCCTCTTCCACCGGCCGGACGCTTGATCTGTACCTGGAGGACGCCGCCGACGTAGCCCGGGCGCTGGCCACCCAGGACGCCGTGGTGGCCGGCCTCTCCGGCGATCCGGGGCGTTCCAGGGAACGCTTTCGCAACTACATCGACAATTACAGCAATTACTGGGCTATTTTCTCCTTCGATCTGCAGGGCAAGGTCGTGTCCGGCTTTAACGCCAACAAGCAGGACATGGCCGGCGGCGACCGATCGGAGCGCGACTATGTCCGAGCCGTGCTGACCGGCAAGGATCTCTTTTTCACCGACCAGGTCATCAGCGCCAAGACCGGGGATATCCTCATTTTCGTCATGGCCAAGGCGGTGCGTTCCCCGGACGGCAAGCTGCTTGGCGGCGTGGCCGTGTGCCCCAAATGGAACGTTTTCACCAAGGGCTTTGTCGATCCCCTGCGGTTTGGAACCCGGGGGTATGCGCTGATGCTCGACGGCCGGGGAACGGTCATTGCCAACGGCATGGACAAGGACACACTGCTCAAGGACCTGTCCGGCGAAGATTTCGTCAAACAGGCGCTGACCCGGAAAGAAGGCATTGTGGCCTACAACTGGAAGGGAGAGCGCAAGGTCATGGCCGTGGCCAAAGTGGGCGTCACCGGCTGGCTGGTGTGCATGACGGCCTATGAATCCGAGATGACGGCCGCAGCGGCGCAACAACGCAACATGCTGCTGCTCATCGGCGCGCTCTGCCTGGCGGCGGCAGTGGCCGGCATCGCCCTGGCCAACCGCACGCTCATGCTGCGCCCCCTGGCTGCTCTTGGCCGCTATGCCCAGGCCGTCACGGCCGGAGACCTGGGTGCGCCCCTGGCCGGCCTGTTCCGCTTTGAACTGCGTGGGCTGGCCGACAATGTGCAGGCCATGGTCGCCGAACTCAAAAACAAGCTGGGCTTTGCCCAGGGCGTGTTGGCCGGCATCCCCGCCCCGTGCGCCATTATCGGCCCGGACAGCCGCACCTTGTGGATCAACCGGCAGGCCATCGACCTGCTTGCCCTGGACGCCACCCCGGAGTCGGCCAAAGGGCAGATCACGGGCCAGCTCTTTTTCGGTGATCCGACTCGGGACACTGTGTCCCAACGTACCCTGCGCGAGCGCCAGGGGTTGTCCCTCGACATTGACTTCCATACCCGGCAGGGGCGCGATCTCCATCTCCATGTGGATACCACGCCCTTTTACGACATGGACGGCGAACTCCTGGGCTGCCTCGTATTCTGGACCGATCTCACCGGCATCACTGCCCAGAAGAACCGCATCGAGGAACAAAACGCCCTGATTTCCAGTCTGGCCGCCCAGGCCACCGAGGTGGCCCGGAGCATGGCCCGGGGCGCTGCCGACCTGTCCGAAGGCATCGAACAGGCCAGCCTCGGCGCCCGCAATCAGAGCAGCCGGGTCCACGAAACCGCAACCGCCGTGGAACAACTCAACGACACGATCCTGGAAGTGGCCAGAAATGCCGGCAGCACGGCCCAATTGGCTGAAAAAGCCCGCAACACGGCCGAAGAAGGGGCCGGACTCGTTGCCTCGGTCACCCAGGCCGTGGCTGCCGTACGCGAGGAAGTCCAGGCCCTGACGGCCACCATGGACGAACTTGACGTTCGGGCCAAAGGTATCGGGACCATCATGAACGTCATTTCCGATATTGCCGACCAGACCAACCTGCTGGCCTTGAATGCCGCCATCGAGGCCGCCCGGGCCGGCGAGGCCGGACGCGGCTTTGCCGTGGTGGCCGACGAAGTCCGCAAACTGGCCGAAAAAACCATGCTCGCCACCAAGGACGTGGGCCAGGCCATCACCGGCATCCAGCACGGGGCCGACGAGACGACCGCCCGCATGGCCCGGGCGGTGGCCCGCGTGGCTGACGCCACCGGATTGGCCGAGCGTTCGGGGGTCTCGCTCACCAGCATCGTCGAGTTGGTGGCCGCCGCCGGCGATCAGGTCCGCTCCATAGCTGCGGCCGCCGAAGAACAATCCTCCACCACCGAAGCCATCAACCTCTCCGTGGGCGACATCAACGCCCTGGCTGCCGCTGCAGCCGACACACTGTCCCAATCGGCCGCCGCAGTCCGGGAACTGGCGGAATTGGCGAACAATCTGAATGTCCTTATTGATCATCTGCAGCAACAGGAGGGAAGCCACAAAACGCTGGCCTAACTAAAATTGACCGTCCCAGACTCTTGCCAATTCCTCATTTTGACAGTAGGTATTCGCGCCGTTGCCCACATCCGACACCAGTACGACAAGATACTGCAAAGCCAACCACTCCACCCCATTTAGGACCTGCTGGTTGCATTTGCCAGTATATTTCGTATTGTCACGAACGCTGCGTCGCAAAGCCGTTCTGGCTCTCGCAACGTACGCAAGCCGCTTTTAGTTCCCAGAGTGGTGATTGTCTGCTGTGGCGCCAAGCCATAACACCATGCAGCGCATATGCATCCAGATGATGCATGCTGCCAAGGAGCCGCCATGCGTCAAGCAGGCATCACCACCATCATTGCCGCATCCGTTGCTGTCACCATCCTGGCCGGCGTCGCCGTCCTGGTTCTGTATGCCTCCAACTCGTCCTTTACCATGACCCGACAGGTCCAAGAGAATGCCCTGGCCCAGGCTGCGGCCATCACGGCCCAGTCCGCCGAGACCTATCTCAAGGGCACCGCCTCGGTGGCGGAGTCCCTGGCCGGCCAGGATGCCATCCAGGCCGCGTTTACCGGCGATGCGCCCAAAGCCCGGGAAAGGCTGCGTACCTACATCGCCGCCTACAAAGACTATTTCTCCTTTTTTCTGTTTGACGCTACGGGAACCATCATCGCCGGCAGCACCAGCGAAGGCAAGGATCTCACCGGCGGCGACCGTAAAGAGCGTGATTACGTCAAAGCCATCTTGGCCGGCCAGGATCTGGTCTTTAGCAATTCCGTCTTCAAGGCCGCGACCGGCAATGAACTTATTTATGTCGTGGCCAAAGCCGTGCGCGACGCCAACGGCAAGCTGCTTGGCGGCGTGGCGGCCTGCCCCTTGTGGAACCGCTTCACCGCCGCCACCATTGATCCGATCCGTTTCGGGCAACAGGGCTACGGTTTCATGCTCGACGATTCCGGCCACATGATCGCCCATCCGCTCGACAAGTCCCTGCTGCTCCAGGACGTTTCCCAGGTCGAGTCCACGAAGAAAGCCCTGGCCCTGCACAACGGCACCTTTGACTACGACTGGAAAGGCGAGGCAAAGGTCATGAGCGTGGCCCGCGTCCCTACCACCGGGTGGATTGTGTGCATGTCTGCCGACGCCGGCGAGATGATGACCCCTGCCGCCAAGCAGCGGTCGGTGCTCATTGGCGTGGGGCTGGGCGTGGCCGCCTTGGCCGTGCTCGTTATTGTCCTTATCAACCGCCGCCTGGTGCTGGGACCGCTGCTGGCTTTGAATGAATTCACGCGCCAGGTGGGCTCCGGTGATTTGAGCGCCAGCCTGAACGGCTCGTTTCGGGCCGAACTGGCCGTCTTTGCCGGGCATCTGCGCCAGATGGTGGGCGAACTCAAAACCAAACTCGGCTTTGCCCAGGGTGTGTTAAACGGCATCCCCTCCCCGTGCGGCATCGTGGGACCGGATTTCACGATGGTCTGGGTCAACCAGGAAATCTGCGACCTGCTGGAAAAGAGGGACGCCCGCCAATCCGCCGTCGGCCAGCGCTCCGGGGCCTTTTACAACAATGACGCCAACCGCCAGACCTTGTCCGACCGGGCCATCCAGGAACGCCGGCCCCTGGCCGCTGAAATCGACTATACCACGCCTTCCGGCCGAAAACTGCGCGTGGCCGTGCGGACCACCCCCTTTTACGACCTCGACGATAATTTGCTCGGTTCCATTTCCTTCTGGACCGACCTGACCCAGATTCACGAGCAAAAGCAGCGCATTGAGGAGCAAAACATCGTCATCGCCCAGACCGCAGCCCAAGCTTCGGCCGTGGCCGACCGGGTGGCTGCCGCTTCCGAGGAACTTTCGGCCCAGATTGAACAGTCCAGCCGGGGAGCCGAAGAACAAAACGCCCGGGTCCAGGAAACGGCCACTGCCGTCGAAGAAATGAACGCCACCATTATGGAAGTGGCCAGAAACGCCTCGGACACAGCCGGCCACACCGAGCTGGCCCGGGACAAGGCCCGCCACGGCGCGCAACTCGTCGGCGAGGTTGAAACCGCCGTGGCCGCCATCCGAGAGGAAGCCGTGGTCCTCACCGACAACATGCAAAGTCTGGGGCAGCAGGCCCAGGGCATCGGGACCATCATGGGGGTCATTTCCGACATTGCCGACCAGACCAATTTGCTGGCCTTGAATGCCGCCATCGAGGCTGCCCGGGCCGGCGAGGCCGGACGCGGCTTTGCGGTCGTGGCCGATGAAGTGCGCAAGCTGGCCGAAAAAACCATGCACGCCACCAAAGAAGTGGGACAAGCCATCACCGGCATCCAGCGGGGAACGTCTGATGCCGTATCCCGGGTGGACCGGGCCGTTTCGCGTGTCGGCACGGCTTCGGAACTGGCCGCCCGGTCGGAGGCGGCCCTGGGTGAAATCGTCACCGTGGTGGAAGCCGCCGGCGATCAGGTGCGGGCCATCGCCACGGCAGCCGAACAGCAATCCGCCACCTCGGAAGAAATCAACCGTTCCGTGGAATCCATCAGCGCCATCGCGGCCGAAACCTCCCAGGCCATGCACCAATCGGCCCAGGCCGTGTCGGATCTGGCCCGGCAGGCCAATGACCTCAATAGCCTCATGGCCCAGTTGCGCGAGACAGACCCGCCGCAAAAAGCCTTGTCCTAGCCCATTTCCCGGCCGGCCGGGCAGCGCTTTCCCGCTGTCCGGCCGGTTTGCATTTTCCAGCCATTGCGGCTAATTTCCCTTCTTTCTTGATATGGCTTTTCCCCTCCCCCGCCTGATCGTTGGTCCCTGCCATGCGCCGGATCGGGGGATGGTATTCCCGGCGGCCTCCCTGGATGGGCCCTCCCCTTCCCGGCAGCCCGCGGCACAACTGCACAAGGAGGCGCGTGATGCGCATTCTGGTGGTCGGCTCCGGCGGCCGTGAGCACGCCCTGGCCCATACCCTGTCCAAGAGTCCCGATGTTTCAGCTGTTTTGGCCGCCCCGGGCAACGGCGGCACGGCCTCGTGCGGCGAAAATGTTGCCCTGTCCGATACCGACGTCCCGGGCATTGTGGCCCTGGCCAAAGACCGGGGCATCAATCTGGTGGTGGTCGGCCCGGAAGCGCCGCTGGTGGCCGGGCTGCGCGACGCCCTGGAATCGGCCGGAGTGCCGTGTTTCGGTCCCGACGCCTATGCCTCGCAGCTTGAAGGCAGCAAGGCCTTTGCCAAGGAAGTCATGACTGCGGCCGGCGTGCCCACCGCTGCCTATGAAACCTTCACCGACGCCGCTTCGGCCCGGGCCTATGCCAGGAAAATCGGCGGCCCGGTGGTGGTCAAGGCCGATGGCCTGGCCGCCGGCAAGGGCGTCACTGTGGCCGCCGCCACCGAAGAAGCCATCGCCGCCATTGACGAATCCATGGTGACCGGCGCTTTCGGCTCGGCCGGGGCCACGGTGGTGGTGGAAGAGGCGCTTGTCGGCGAGGAAGCCTCGTTTCTGGCCTTTTGCGACGGCACAAACGCCGTGCCCATGACTGCCTGCCAGGACCACAAGGCCGTTTTCGACGGCGACACCGGTCCCAACACCGGCGGCATGGGGGCCTATTGCCCGGCTCCCATCCTGCCGCCGGCGCGCTATGCGGAAATGATGGAGCTGGTCATCCATCCCATCATGCGGGAGATGGCCAAGCGCGGCCATCCCTTCACCGGCATTCTCTACGCCGGTCTTATGATGACGGCGGCCGGCCCCAAGGTGCTCGAATACAACGTGCGTTTTGGCGATCCGGAATGCCAGCCGCTCCTGGCCCGTCTGGACAGCGATCTGCCGGCCATTTTCCTGGCCTGCCGGGCCGGGAAGCTGACGCCGGAACTGGTGCGCTGGTCGCCCAAAAGCGCTGTCTGCGTGGTCATGGCCGCGCCGGGCTATCCGGGGAGCTACCCGAAGGGCATGCCCATTACCGGCATTGAGGCGGCCGAGGCGACCGGCAACGGCGCGGTCAAGGTCTTTCAGGCCGGCACGAAACTCGACGGCGGCCGGCTGGTCACCTCCGGCGGCCGGGTGCTTGGCGTCACGGCCCTTGGGGATGATCTGGCGGCGGCCCAGGCGGCGGCCTACCGGGCTGCGGAAAAAATCCATTTTGAAGGTGCGTTTTACCGCCGCGACATCGGCGACAAGGGACGCAAACGGGAGGGGAAGTAGATGCGCATCGCCATTTTGATCGGCTCGATTTCCGATGAAGAGAAAATGCGGCCTTGTTCCAAGGTGCTCGATTCCTTAGGCATCGACCATCTGTTCACCGTGACCTCGGCCCACCGCACCCTGGAACGCACCGAGCGCATCATCCAGGAATGTGAAGCGGGCGGCTGCCAGATCTTTATCTGCGCTGCCGGTCTGGCCGCCCATCTGGCCGGGGCCGTGGCCGCACGCACGATAAAGCCGGTCATCGGCGTGCCGCTGTCCAACGCCGGCTCGGCCCTTGGCGGCCTGGATGCCATGCTGTCCACGGTGCAGATGCCGCCGGGCTACCCGGTCGCCACGGTGGCCCTGGACGGAGCCGGCGCGAAAAACGCCGCCTGGCTGGCCGCCTCCATCCTGGCGCTCAATGACCCCGAGCTGGCCGGTCGCATCCGCGCCGCCCGCGAAGGCTTCGCCCGCGACGTCGAGACGGCGGCAGCCAAGCTTGGCAAGCAGGGGTAACGGCAACACCGGCGCATCCTTTGCAGTGTTGTCCAGGTCGGGACGATCCCGGCCTGGACAACACCCCCACCCAGGCCCCCTGCCTTCAAGACGGCTCCCGAGAAAGATTCATCGACTCCCGTCCCCTGCCTAAAAACCCAAAGCGCCTTTTCGCCCCGCCTTGCGCCCTCGTCTCTCGGCCTTCAACCGGTTCAGTCGGGAAGCCAACCGATTGCTGTCGTCAGCCGAGGCCGCAGCCGCCGCCCCTGCGTCATCGTTGTTACAGGCTGGCAGGTCTCTGCTTCACAGCCCCTGGAGCAACGCGCGCGACGACTCCGCAATCCCTGCGGCGCGCTGGCATTTATTGCAGCAACAAACAGTCTATGGGGGAGACAACGACTGTCCGGGACGACGAGTTGCGCAGACAGCGCACGAAAAAGTCGGTCCGGGTTTTATTGTCGCTAGCCGAAGTGCCTGCGGTAAAATCAACGTACCCGGCGAGATCCGGGTGGTCTTTCAAGGTCGATGAGGACCAATAGAACGTCCCTGAGCCGACAAAGGTGTTGTTGATGGCTGGAGAAATCTTGGTGTAGTCGACCAAGGTCCGCAATTCCATAATGTCCGGCAGCCGCCAGTCTGTATACCCGTCTACGGTCTGGTTCTGACAGTAGGCCAGGGCCTCGGCCCAGGATTTCGACGCCGCGCTTGCAGTCTTTTCCCAAATCAGTCCGGTGGTCGTATCAACGACCACATTACCCTGGACGACGTAGGTATCGTCGGCCAATGTCTGGC contains the following coding sequences:
- a CDS encoding methyl-accepting chemotaxis protein, translating into MRKASVNTILTLLVAFFVTAAIVILVVYVSRTSFSMASGLQENALAQLASSTGRTLDLYLEDAADVARALATQDAVVAGLSGDPGRSRERFRNYIDNYSNYWAIFSFDLQGKVVSGFNANKQDMAGGDRSERDYVRAVLTGKDLFFTDQVISAKTGDILIFVMAKAVRSPDGKLLGGVAVCPKWNVFTKGFVDPLRFGTRGYALMLDGRGTVIANGMDKDTLLKDLSGEDFVKQALTRKEGIVAYNWKGERKVMAVAKVGVTGWLVCMTAYESEMTAAAAQQRNMLLLIGALCLAAAVAGIALANRTLMLRPLAALGRYAQAVTAGDLGAPLAGLFRFELRGLADNVQAMVAELKNKLGFAQGVLAGIPAPCAIIGPDSRTLWINRQAIDLLALDATPESAKGQITGQLFFGDPTRDTVSQRTLRERQGLSLDIDFHTRQGRDLHLHVDTTPFYDMDGELLGCLVFWTDLTGITAQKNRIEEQNALISSLAAQATEVARSMARGAADLSEGIEQASLGARNQSSRVHETATAVEQLNDTILEVARNAGSTAQLAEKARNTAEEGAGLVASVTQAVAAVREEVQALTATMDELDVRAKGIGTIMNVISDIADQTNLLALNAAIEAARAGEAGRGFAVVADEVRKLAEKTMLATKDVGQAITGIQHGADETTARMARAVARVADATGLAERSGVSLTSIVELVAAAGDQVRSIAAAAEEQSSTTEAINLSVGDINALAAAAADTLSQSAAAVRELAELANNLNVLIDHLQQQEGSHKTLA
- the purD gene encoding phosphoribosylamine--glycine ligase, which produces MRILVVGSGGREHALAHTLSKSPDVSAVLAAPGNGGTASCGENVALSDTDVPGIVALAKDRGINLVVVGPEAPLVAGLRDALESAGVPCFGPDAYASQLEGSKAFAKEVMTAAGVPTAAYETFTDAASARAYARKIGGPVVVKADGLAAGKGVTVAAATEEAIAAIDESMVTGAFGSAGATVVVEEALVGEEASFLAFCDGTNAVPMTACQDHKAVFDGDTGPNTGGMGAYCPAPILPPARYAEMMELVIHPIMREMAKRGHPFTGILYAGLMMTAAGPKVLEYNVRFGDPECQPLLARLDSDLPAIFLACRAGKLTPELVRWSPKSAVCVVMAAPGYPGSYPKGMPITGIEAAEATGNGAVKVFQAGTKLDGGRLVTSGGRVLGVTALGDDLAAAQAAAYRAAEKIHFEGAFYRRDIGDKGRKREGK
- the purE gene encoding 5-(carboxyamino)imidazole ribonucleotide mutase, translated to MRIAILIGSISDEEKMRPCSKVLDSLGIDHLFTVTSAHRTLERTERIIQECEAGGCQIFICAAGLAAHLAGAVAARTIKPVIGVPLSNAGSALGGLDAMLSTVQMPPGYPVATVALDGAGAKNAAWLAASILALNDPELAGRIRAAREGFARDVETAAAKLGKQG
- a CDS encoding methyl-accepting chemotaxis protein, which produces MRQAGITTIIAASVAVTILAGVAVLVLYASNSSFTMTRQVQENALAQAAAITAQSAETYLKGTASVAESLAGQDAIQAAFTGDAPKARERLRTYIAAYKDYFSFFLFDATGTIIAGSTSEGKDLTGGDRKERDYVKAILAGQDLVFSNSVFKAATGNELIYVVAKAVRDANGKLLGGVAACPLWNRFTAATIDPIRFGQQGYGFMLDDSGHMIAHPLDKSLLLQDVSQVESTKKALALHNGTFDYDWKGEAKVMSVARVPTTGWIVCMSADAGEMMTPAAKQRSVLIGVGLGVAALAVLVIVLINRRLVLGPLLALNEFTRQVGSGDLSASLNGSFRAELAVFAGHLRQMVGELKTKLGFAQGVLNGIPSPCGIVGPDFTMVWVNQEICDLLEKRDARQSAVGQRSGAFYNNDANRQTLSDRAIQERRPLAAEIDYTTPSGRKLRVAVRTTPFYDLDDNLLGSISFWTDLTQIHEQKQRIEEQNIVIAQTAAQASAVADRVAAASEELSAQIEQSSRGAEEQNARVQETATAVEEMNATIMEVARNASDTAGHTELARDKARHGAQLVGEVETAVAAIREEAVVLTDNMQSLGQQAQGIGTIMGVISDIADQTNLLALNAAIEAARAGEAGRGFAVVADEVRKLAEKTMHATKEVGQAITGIQRGTSDAVSRVDRAVSRVGTASELAARSEAALGEIVTVVEAAGDQVRAIATAAEQQSATSEEINRSVESISAIAAETSQAMHQSAQAVSDLARQANDLNSLMAQLRETDPPQKALS